From a region of the Rhinopithecus roxellana isolate Shanxi Qingling chromosome 8, ASM756505v1, whole genome shotgun sequence genome:
- the POGK gene encoding pogo transposable element with KRAB domain isoform X1 translates to MESTAYPLNLTLKEEEEEEEIQSRELEDGPADMQKVRICSEGGWVPALFDEVAIYFSDEEWEVLTEQQKALYREVMRMNYETVLSLEFPFPKPDMITRLEGEEESQNSDDWQLQGGTSAENEESDVKPPDWPHPMNATSQFPQPQHFDSFGLRLPRDITELPEWSEGYPFYMAMGFPGYDLSADDLAGKFQFSRGMRRSYDAGFKLMVVEYAESTNNCQAAKQFGVLEKNVRDWRKVKPQLQNAHAMRRAFRGPKNGRFALVDQRVAEYVRYMQAKGDPITREAMQLKALEIAQEMNIPEKGFKASLGWCRRMMRRYDLSLRHKVPVPQHLPEDLTEKLVTYQRSVLALRRAHDYEVAQMGNADETPICLEVPSRVTVDNQGEKPVLVKTPGREKLKITAMLGVLADGRKLPPYIILRGTYIPPGKFPSGMEIRCHRYGWMTEDLMQDWLEVVWRRRTGAVPKQRGMLILNGFRGHATDSVKNSMESMNTDMVIIPGGLTSQLQVLDVVVYKPLNDSVRAQYSNWLLAGNLALSPTGNAKKPPLGLFLEWVMVAWNSISSESIVQGFKKCHISSNLEEEDDVLWEIESELPGGGEPPKECDTESMAEGN, encoded by the exons ATGGAGTCCACAGCGTACCCTCTCAATTTGACcctaaaagaagaggaagaggaagaagagattcAGAGCCGGGAACTGGAGGACGGCCCGGCAGACATGCAGAAAGTACGAATCTGCTCTGAGGGCGGATGG GTACCGGCCCTATTTGATGAGGTGGCCATATATTTTTCCGATGAAGAGTGGGAAGTTTTGACGGAGCAACAAAAGGCCCTCTACCGGGAAGTCATGAGGATGAATTATGAAACTGTCCTGTCCCTGG AATTCCCATTCCCTAAGCCAGACATGATCACCCGgttggaaggggaggaggagtcTCAGAATTCTGACGACTGGCAGCTCCAAGGAGGCACCTCTGCAG AAAATGAAGAATCTGACGTAAAGCCTCCAGACTGGCCACACCCAATGAATGCTACCTCCCAGTTTCCTCAGCCTCAGCACTTTGACAGCTTTGGCCTCCGTCTGCCTCGGGATATCACAGAGCTGCCCGAGTGGAGTGAGGGGTACCCCTTCTATATGGCCATGGGCTTCCCAGGGTATGACCTCTCTGCTGACGACCTAGCTGGGAAGTTTCAGTTCAGCCGGGGCATGCGGCGCAGTTACGACGCAGGGTTCAAGCTGATGGTGGTGGAATATGCCGAGAGTACCAACAACTGCCAGGCTGCCAAGCAGTTTGGAGTATTGGAAAAGAACGTTCGAGACTGGCGCAAAGTGAAGCCACAGCTTCAAAACGCCCACGCCATGCGGCGAGCATTCCGAGGCCCCAAGAACGGGAGGTTTGCTCTGGTGGACCAGCGTGTGGCCGAATATGTCAGATACATGCAGGCCAAAGGGGACCCTATCACCCGCGAGGCGATGCAGCTGAAAGCTCTTGAAATCGCCCAGGAAATGAACATTCCAGAGAAAGGGTTCAAGGCAAGCTTAGGTTGGTGTCGAAGAATGATGAGAAGGTATGACCTGTCTCTGAGGCATAAAGTGCCCGTGCCCCAGCACCTGCCGGAAGACCTGACTGAGAAACTCGTCACTTACCAACGCAGTGTCCTGGCTCTGCGCAGGGCGCATGACTATGAGGTAGCTCAGATGGGGAATGCAGATGAGACGCCCATTTGTTTAGAGGTGCCATCACGGGTAACTGTTGATAACCAGGGCGAAAAGCCTGTCTTGGTCAAGACACCAggcagggaaaaactgaaaatcacaGCAATGCTTGGTGTCTTGGCTGATGGGAGGAAGTTACCTCCATACATCATTTTGAGGGGAACGTATATCCCCCCGGGGAAGTTTCCCAGTGGGATGGAAATCCGCTGCCACCGGTATGGGTGGATGACTGAAGACTTGATGCAGGACTGGTTGGAAGTGGTGTGGAGACGGAGGACAGGAGCGGTGCCCAAGCAGCGAGGGATGCTGATCTTGAATGGCTTCCGGGGCCATGCCACAGATTCCGTGAAGAACTCCATGGAAAGCATGAACACTGACATGGTGATCATCCCAGGGGGTCTGACCTCACAGCTTCAGGTGCTGGACGTCGTGGTCTACAAGCCACTGAATGACAGCGTGCGGGCCCAGTACTCCAACTGGCTTCTGGCTGGGAACCTGGCTCTGAGCCCAACCGGGAATGCTAAGAAGCCGCCCCTGGGCCTCTTTCTGGAGTGGGTCATGGTCGCATGGAATAGCATCTCAAGTGAGTCCATCGTCCAAGGGTTCAAGAAGTGCCATATCTCCAGCAACTTGGAGGAGGAAGACGATGTCCTGTGGGAAATCGAGAGTGAGTTGCCAGGAGGAGGAGAACCACCAAAAGAATGTGACACTGAAAGCATGGCTGAGGGCAactga
- the POGK gene encoding pogo transposable element with KRAB domain isoform X2 has protein sequence MESTAYPLNLTLKEEEEEEEIQSRELEDGPADMQKVRICSEGGWVPALFDEVAIYFSDEEWEVLTEQQKALYREVMRMNYETVLSLEFPFPKPDMITRLEGEEESQNSDDWQLQGGTSAENEESDVKPPDWPHPMNATSQFPQPQHFDSFGLRLPRDITELPEWSEGYPFYMAMGFPGYDLSADDLAGKFQFSRGMRRSYDAGFKLMVVEYAESTNNCQAAKQFGVLEKNVRDWRKVKPQLQNAHAMRRAFRGPKNGRFALVDQRVAEYVRYMQAKGDPITREAMQLKALEIAQEMNIPEKGFKASLGWCRRMMRRYDLSLRHKVPVPQHLPEDLTEKLVTYQRSVLALRRAHDYEVAQMGNADETPICLEVPSRVTVDNQGEKPVLADGRKLPPYIILRGTYIPPGKFPSGMEIRCHRYGWMTEDLMQDWLEVVWRRRTGAVPKQRGMLILNGFRGHATDSVKNSMESMNTDMVIIPGGLTSQLQVLDVVVYKPLNDSVRAQYSNWLLAGNLALSPTGNAKKPPLGLFLEWVMVAWNSISSESIVQGFKKCHISSNLEEEDDVLWEIESELPGGGEPPKECDTESMAEGN, from the exons ATGGAGTCCACAGCGTACCCTCTCAATTTGACcctaaaagaagaggaagaggaagaagagattcAGAGCCGGGAACTGGAGGACGGCCCGGCAGACATGCAGAAAGTACGAATCTGCTCTGAGGGCGGATGG GTACCGGCCCTATTTGATGAGGTGGCCATATATTTTTCCGATGAAGAGTGGGAAGTTTTGACGGAGCAACAAAAGGCCCTCTACCGGGAAGTCATGAGGATGAATTATGAAACTGTCCTGTCCCTGG AATTCCCATTCCCTAAGCCAGACATGATCACCCGgttggaaggggaggaggagtcTCAGAATTCTGACGACTGGCAGCTCCAAGGAGGCACCTCTGCAG AAAATGAAGAATCTGACGTAAAGCCTCCAGACTGGCCACACCCAATGAATGCTACCTCCCAGTTTCCTCAGCCTCAGCACTTTGACAGCTTTGGCCTCCGTCTGCCTCGGGATATCACAGAGCTGCCCGAGTGGAGTGAGGGGTACCCCTTCTATATGGCCATGGGCTTCCCAGGGTATGACCTCTCTGCTGACGACCTAGCTGGGAAGTTTCAGTTCAGCCGGGGCATGCGGCGCAGTTACGACGCAGGGTTCAAGCTGATGGTGGTGGAATATGCCGAGAGTACCAACAACTGCCAGGCTGCCAAGCAGTTTGGAGTATTGGAAAAGAACGTTCGAGACTGGCGCAAAGTGAAGCCACAGCTTCAAAACGCCCACGCCATGCGGCGAGCATTCCGAGGCCCCAAGAACGGGAGGTTTGCTCTGGTGGACCAGCGTGTGGCCGAATATGTCAGATACATGCAGGCCAAAGGGGACCCTATCACCCGCGAGGCGATGCAGCTGAAAGCTCTTGAAATCGCCCAGGAAATGAACATTCCAGAGAAAGGGTTCAAGGCAAGCTTAGGTTGGTGTCGAAGAATGATGAGAAGGTATGACCTGTCTCTGAGGCATAAAGTGCCCGTGCCCCAGCACCTGCCGGAAGACCTGACTGAGAAACTCGTCACTTACCAACGCAGTGTCCTGGCTCTGCGCAGGGCGCATGACTATGAGGTAGCTCAGATGGGGAATGCAGATGAGACGCCCATTTGTTTAGAGGTGCCATCACGGGTAACTGTTGATAACCAGGGCGAAAAGCCTGTCTTG GCTGATGGGAGGAAGTTACCTCCATACATCATTTTGAGGGGAACGTATATCCCCCCGGGGAAGTTTCCCAGTGGGATGGAAATCCGCTGCCACCGGTATGGGTGGATGACTGAAGACTTGATGCAGGACTGGTTGGAAGTGGTGTGGAGACGGAGGACAGGAGCGGTGCCCAAGCAGCGAGGGATGCTGATCTTGAATGGCTTCCGGGGCCATGCCACAGATTCCGTGAAGAACTCCATGGAAAGCATGAACACTGACATGGTGATCATCCCAGGGGGTCTGACCTCACAGCTTCAGGTGCTGGACGTCGTGGTCTACAAGCCACTGAATGACAGCGTGCGGGCCCAGTACTCCAACTGGCTTCTGGCTGGGAACCTGGCTCTGAGCCCAACCGGGAATGCTAAGAAGCCGCCCCTGGGCCTCTTTCTGGAGTGGGTCATGGTCGCATGGAATAGCATCTCAAGTGAGTCCATCGTCCAAGGGTTCAAGAAGTGCCATATCTCCAGCAACTTGGAGGAGGAAGACGATGTCCTGTGGGAAATCGAGAGTGAGTTGCCAGGAGGAGGAGAACCACCAAAAGAATGTGACACTGAAAGCATGGCTGAGGGCAactga